One Mycolicibacterium fortuitum subsp. fortuitum genomic window carries:
- a CDS encoding 4Fe-4S binding protein gives MPHVITQSCCSDGSCVYACPVNCIHPSPDEPGFATAEMLYIDPEACVDCGACVSACPVGAIAADTRLTDKQLPFIELNAAFYPKREGKLPPTSKLAPVIAAPNVTARPGGPLTVAIVGSGPAAMYAADELLTQRGVRVNVFEKLPTPYGLVRAGVAPDHQSTKRVTRLFDVIAKQPGFKFFLNVEVGKHLSHADLLEHHHAVLYAVGAPNDRRLDIDGMDLPGTGTATEMVAWINGHPEFTDLPVDLSHERVVIVGNGNVAFDVARVLTTDPDVLARTDISDHALAVLRNSKVSEVVIAARRGPAESAFTLPELIGLTATCDVVLDEADHQLVVADLARETDPLTRNKLEILAKLGNTSAPLTRPRIRLAYRLTPQRVLGEDRVTGIEFGVTGTDQVRTLDAGLVLTSIGYRGKAIADLPFDDDVAVVPNDAGRVRGASGAYVAGWIKRGPTGFIGTNKSCAAQTVHQLVDDYNAGLLTDPVHKASALDKLVRTRQPAMVDAAGWQAIDAAEIARGGEDRPRDKFTSVAEMVAVAATAPKPTVRQRLTASLQAH, from the coding sequence ATGCCCCATGTGATCACCCAGTCGTGTTGTAGCGACGGGTCCTGCGTCTACGCGTGCCCGGTGAACTGTATTCATCCCTCACCGGATGAGCCGGGTTTCGCGACGGCCGAGATGCTCTACATCGACCCCGAGGCCTGTGTGGACTGCGGCGCGTGCGTGAGCGCGTGCCCGGTCGGCGCCATCGCGGCCGATACCCGGCTGACGGACAAACAGCTACCGTTCATCGAGCTGAACGCGGCCTTCTACCCGAAGCGGGAAGGCAAGCTGCCGCCGACTTCGAAACTGGCCCCGGTGATCGCGGCGCCCAACGTGACGGCACGGCCCGGTGGGCCGTTGACGGTCGCCATCGTGGGGTCGGGTCCGGCCGCCATGTACGCGGCCGACGAGCTGCTGACCCAGCGCGGCGTGCGGGTGAACGTCTTCGAGAAGCTGCCGACGCCCTACGGACTGGTGCGCGCCGGCGTGGCGCCGGACCACCAGAGCACCAAGCGGGTGACGCGGCTGTTCGACGTCATCGCCAAGCAGCCGGGGTTCAAGTTCTTCCTCAACGTCGAGGTCGGCAAGCACCTGTCGCACGCGGACCTGCTGGAGCACCATCACGCCGTGTTGTATGCCGTCGGCGCGCCCAACGACCGCCGGCTCGACATCGACGGCATGGATCTGCCCGGCACCGGGACCGCCACCGAGATGGTGGCCTGGATCAACGGGCACCCCGAGTTCACCGATCTGCCGGTGGACCTGAGCCACGAGCGGGTGGTCATCGTCGGCAACGGCAACGTCGCATTCGACGTCGCCCGAGTGCTCACCACTGATCCGGATGTGTTGGCCCGCACCGACATTTCCGATCATGCGTTGGCGGTCCTGCGGAACTCGAAGGTCTCCGAGGTGGTCATCGCGGCCCGCCGAGGCCCCGCCGAGTCGGCCTTCACGCTGCCCGAGCTGATCGGCTTGACCGCAACCTGTGATGTGGTGCTCGACGAGGCCGACCATCAGTTGGTGGTCGCAGACCTGGCCCGTGAGACCGATCCGTTGACCCGCAACAAGCTGGAGATCCTGGCGAAGCTGGGCAATACGTCCGCGCCGTTGACCCGCCCGCGGATCCGGCTGGCCTACCGCCTCACCCCGCAGCGGGTGCTGGGGGAGGACCGGGTGACCGGCATCGAATTCGGCGTCACGGGAACCGATCAGGTGCGTACGCTGGACGCCGGCCTGGTGCTGACGTCGATCGGCTACCGCGGCAAGGCGATTGCCGATCTGCCGTTCGATGACGATGTCGCCGTGGTGCCCAATGATGCCGGACGCGTGCGCGGGGCGTCAGGCGCCTACGTCGCCGGCTGGATCAAGCGCGGGCCCACCGGCTTCATCGGCACCAACAAGTCCTGCGCGGCGCAGACCGTGCACCAGTTGGTCGACGATTACAACGCCGGTCTGTTGACCGATCCGGTGCACAAGGCGTCCGCCCTGGACAAGCTGGTGCGTACGCGCCAGCCCGCCATGGTCGACGCCGCCGGGTGGCAGGCGATCGACGCCGCCGAGATCGCCCGCGGTGGCGAGGACCGGCCGCGCGACAAGTTCACGTCGGTGGCAGAGATGGTGGCGGTTGCCGCGACAGCGCCGAAACCCACTGTGCGCCAGCGTCTCACCGCGAGCCTGCAAGCCCACTGA
- a CDS encoding AurF N-oxygenase family protein has product MARTKMVRRWRKNMDVSDDTQYVEMLSTLSEGSVRRNFNPYKDIEWDSPEFAVIPNDPRWILPATDPMGGHPWYQAQPVERQIEIGMWRQANVAKVGLHFENILIRGLMEYSFWVPNGSPEYRYCLHESVEECNHTLMFQEMVNRIGKDVPGMPRLLKWLQPLIPLAAGPLPIPFFFGVLAGEEPIDHTQKNVLREGKALHPIMERVMAIHVAEEARHISFAHQYLHKRVPNLRRRQRWILSLFVPLTMRILCSAIIVPPRAFWKEFDIPRSVRKELFFGSPESRKMLRDMFGDVRMLCHDTGLMNPIAKLMWRICKIDGPPSRYRSEPQREHLVSVA; this is encoded by the coding sequence ATGGCTCGGACCAAGATGGTCAGGCGCTGGCGCAAGAACATGGACGTCAGCGACGACACGCAGTACGTCGAAATGCTCTCCACGCTGTCCGAGGGGTCGGTGCGGCGCAATTTCAACCCCTACAAGGACATCGAGTGGGATTCGCCGGAATTTGCCGTCATCCCCAACGACCCGCGCTGGATCCTGCCCGCGACCGACCCGATGGGCGGCCACCCGTGGTACCAGGCGCAGCCGGTCGAGCGGCAGATCGAGATCGGCATGTGGCGTCAGGCGAATGTCGCCAAGGTCGGCCTGCACTTCGAGAACATCCTGATCCGCGGTCTGATGGAGTACTCCTTCTGGGTGCCCAACGGATCGCCGGAATACCGGTACTGCCTGCACGAATCGGTTGAAGAGTGCAACCACACCCTGATGTTCCAGGAGATGGTGAACCGCATCGGCAAGGATGTGCCGGGCATGCCCCGACTGCTCAAGTGGCTGCAGCCGCTCATCCCGCTGGCCGCAGGCCCGCTTCCCATCCCGTTCTTCTTCGGTGTGCTCGCCGGCGAGGAGCCCATCGACCACACGCAGAAGAACGTGCTGCGCGAGGGCAAGGCCCTGCACCCGATCATGGAACGGGTCATGGCCATCCACGTCGCCGAGGAGGCGCGGCACATCTCGTTCGCGCACCAGTACCTGCACAAGCGGGTGCCGAACCTGCGCCGCCGTCAGCGCTGGATCCTGTCGCTGTTCGTGCCGTTGACCATGCGCATCCTGTGCTCGGCGATCATCGTGCCGCCGCGTGCGTTCTGGAAGGAATTCGACATCCCGCGTTCCGTGCGCAAGGAGCTGTTCTTCGGATCGCCCGAGTCGCGCAAGATGCTGCGGGACATGTTCGGCGACGTCCGGATGCTGTGCCACGACACCGGCCTGATGAACCCGATCGCCAAGCTGATGTGGCGCATCTGCAAGATCGACGGCCCGCCGAGCCGCTACCGTAGCGAGCCTCAGCGTGAGCACCTGGTCTCGGTCGCCTGA
- a CDS encoding AAA family ATPase, with protein sequence MSEFGHGLFIGKFYPPHRGHHAAVTVAADRCDRVSVLVMAAAPETVPLADRVAWLRATHAAQTNVTVAGIPCDAPLDVTDERVWAAQVAAMRVGLRAAGCPADVDAVFCGDDYGDELARWFDAESVRITRSPVSASAVRRDLAGRWLELAPATRAGLTTRVVVVGAESTGTTTVAAQLQQHYAARGGIWATTRNVEEYGREYTSALWDRQPGREIDELVWQHADFDAIGTEQSRREEIAARDGSPILICDTDAFATAVWERRYLGPAARSGQPWTRVPHRAVYLLTDHTDVPWHDDGMREGDLDMRAAMTGWFTDALTAAGHSWVLLTGSLPERLELAVRTVDPLLDLSMRFGEPLHGPGFE encoded by the coding sequence ATGAGCGAATTCGGTCACGGACTGTTCATCGGCAAGTTCTATCCGCCCCATAGGGGACACCACGCCGCGGTCACCGTCGCCGCGGACCGGTGCGACCGGGTCAGTGTGCTGGTGATGGCGGCGGCCCCCGAAACCGTACCGCTGGCCGATCGGGTGGCGTGGCTGCGCGCTACGCATGCGGCGCAGACCAACGTGACCGTCGCCGGAATCCCTTGTGATGCACCGCTGGACGTCACCGACGAACGAGTGTGGGCGGCGCAGGTGGCCGCCATGCGCGTCGGGCTGCGGGCGGCAGGTTGCCCCGCCGACGTCGACGCGGTGTTCTGCGGTGACGATTACGGTGACGAACTGGCGCGCTGGTTCGACGCCGAGAGTGTGCGGATCACCCGGAGTCCGGTCAGCGCGTCGGCCGTCCGCCGCGATCTGGCCGGCCGGTGGCTCGAATTGGCCCCTGCCACGCGGGCCGGGCTGACCACCCGGGTCGTGGTGGTGGGCGCGGAGTCGACCGGGACCACGACGGTGGCGGCACAGCTACAACAGCACTACGCGGCGCGGGGCGGTATCTGGGCCACCACCCGCAACGTCGAGGAGTACGGCCGCGAGTACACGTCTGCGCTCTGGGACCGCCAACCTGGACGTGAGATCGACGAATTGGTTTGGCAGCATGCCGATTTCGATGCCATCGGGACCGAACAGAGCCGCCGCGAAGAGATCGCGGCCCGTGACGGCTCACCGATCCTGATATGTGACACCGATGCGTTCGCCACCGCGGTGTGGGAGCGGCGCTACCTCGGGCCGGCCGCGCGCAGCGGTCAACCGTGGACTCGGGTGCCCCACCGCGCGGTGTATCTGCTCACCGACCACACGGACGTGCCGTGGCACGACGACGGCATGCGGGAGGGCGACCTGGACATGCGGGCGGCGATGACCGGCTGGTTCACCGACGCGCTGACGGCCGCCGGGCATTCCTGGGTGTTGCTGACAGGTTCCCTGCCGGAGCGGTTGGAGCTGGCAGTGCGGACCGTCGACCCGCTGCTGGATCTTTCGATGCGCTTCGGGGAACCGTTGCACGGGCCCGGCTTCGAGTAG
- the pnuC gene encoding nicotinamide riboside transporter PnuC produces the protein MLDRLAQLVQPLNTTLFVLGGDAVSWAELLGFVTGGLCVALTVRRHIANFPVGIANCLFFLVLFASARLWADAGLQVLYIALGFAGWWQWRYGNAGRTPLVVTRARPDQIGWCVAVVVAGTAFLTVVLRAAHDAAPFLDALTTSLSLVAQWLLNGKYVQTWYFWIAADCVYIPLYLSRDLNLTAAIYAVFLVLCVSGLRSWRKVRVP, from the coding sequence ATGCTGGACCGGCTGGCGCAGCTTGTGCAGCCGCTCAACACGACGCTGTTCGTGCTCGGCGGTGACGCGGTCAGTTGGGCAGAGCTGCTGGGCTTTGTCACGGGCGGGTTGTGTGTGGCACTGACCGTGCGCCGGCACATCGCCAACTTCCCGGTGGGCATCGCCAACTGTCTGTTCTTCCTGGTGCTGTTCGCCTCGGCCCGGCTGTGGGCCGACGCCGGTCTGCAGGTGCTCTACATCGCGCTGGGTTTCGCCGGGTGGTGGCAGTGGCGTTACGGCAATGCCGGCCGCACGCCTCTGGTGGTCACCCGCGCGCGTCCGGACCAAATCGGTTGGTGTGTGGCCGTTGTCGTCGCGGGAACAGCATTTCTGACGGTCGTGCTGCGCGCCGCGCACGATGCGGCTCCGTTCCTCGACGCACTCACCACCAGCCTGTCGCTGGTCGCGCAGTGGCTGCTGAACGGCAAGTACGTGCAGACGTGGTACTTCTGGATCGCCGCTGATTGCGTGTACATCCCGCTGTATCTGAGCCGGGATCTGAACCTGACGGCGGCGATCTACGCGGTGTTCCTGGTGCTGTGCGTGTCGGGCCTGCGGTCCTGGCGGAAGGTCCGGGTGCCATGA